In Candidatus Reconcilbacillus cellulovorans, the following proteins share a genomic window:
- a CDS encoding GNAT family N-acetyltransferase encodes MKIRSFRLADYVQASELFREVLSEACFEETMKAFGRQLAWDSDLILVAEVDGKVVGAIIGTIDEDEGFYYRIAVAREHQRKGIGTALIQALRNRFLQRRVRRIRVTVDAHNAPVLPLYEAAGYGPKDFFHSWERLKIVSG; translated from the coding sequence ATGAAAATCCGTTCGTTTCGGTTGGCGGACTACGTGCAGGCGAGCGAGCTGTTCCGCGAGGTGTTGAGCGAGGCCTGTTTCGAGGAGACGATGAAGGCGTTCGGCCGGCAGCTGGCGTGGGACAGCGACCTGATTCTCGTCGCGGAAGTCGACGGGAAAGTCGTTGGGGCCATCATCGGGACGATCGACGAAGACGAGGGGTTTTACTACCGCATCGCCGTCGCGCGCGAACATCAGCGCAAGGGCATCGGCACGGCGCTCATTCAGGCTTTGCGCAACCGATTTTTGCAGCGGCGCGTGCGCAGGATTCGAGTGACCGTCGACGCGCACAACGCACCGGTGTTGCCGCTTTACGAGGCGGCGGGATATGGCCCGAAAGATTTTTTCCATTCCTGGGAGCGGCTCAAGATCGTGAGTGGCTGA